Proteins encoded within one genomic window of Dermatophilus congolensis:
- a CDS encoding C40 family peptidase — translation MNKNFAPARIAISGLLALGLSGGVAATTAPSQASAATPVPTRVKAAGFSARMGVQAVSVAATKRGTPYRYGAAGPRAFDCSGLVQWTYARVGKKMPRTAQAQYRATKRIARSTARPGDLVFYGSSQKYHVGIYAGNGKMWHAPRTGQNVKLVKVYGSPSYGRVR, via the coding sequence ATGAACAAGAATTTTGCCCCTGCGCGAATTGCCATCTCCGGACTTCTAGCCCTCGGACTTTCTGGCGGTGTAGCCGCCACGACCGCGCCGTCGCAAGCTTCCGCAGCAACCCCAGTCCCCACCCGCGTCAAAGCCGCTGGATTCTCCGCCCGCATGGGCGTCCAGGCCGTCAGCGTCGCGGCCACCAAACGCGGCACCCCCTACCGCTACGGAGCCGCTGGCCCCCGCGCATTCGACTGCTCCGGCCTCGTCCAGTGGACCTACGCCCGCGTGGGTAAGAAGATGCCCCGCACCGCCCAAGCCCAGTACCGGGCCACCAAGCGCATAGCCCGCAGCACCGCACGCCCCGGCGACCTCGTCTTCTACGGCAGCTCCCAGAAGTACCACGTCGGCATCTACGCCGGTAACGGAAAAATGTGGCACGCCCCCCGCACCGGCCAGAACGTCAAGCTAGTCAAGGTGTACGGGTCCCCCTCATACGGCCGCGTCCGCTGA
- a CDS encoding potassium channel family protein, producing MTGVALLFLVAFAWPILDPGISRRWHEVSAVVMDVTWGLFALDYGVRLCLSRQRCRFLLHSPIELLVVLLPMLRPLRLLTVLVVVHRTSAAMLRGRVVVYIVGGALFLAFVGALAMLDAERGAPGAHIDTYGDAVWWALATMTTVGYGDAYPVTMHGRLIAAGMMIGGIALLGSVTASLASWLTDRLAVPDEVRARWMWLS from the coding sequence ATGACGGGGGTGGCGCTGCTGTTTTTGGTTGCGTTTGCGTGGCCGATTTTGGATCCGGGGATTTCGCGGCGGTGGCACGAGGTTTCTGCGGTGGTGATGGATGTGACATGGGGGCTGTTTGCCCTCGATTACGGGGTGCGGTTGTGTTTATCGCGGCAGCGTTGTCGGTTTTTGTTGCACAGTCCGATTGAGTTATTGGTGGTTTTGTTACCGATGCTGCGGCCATTGCGGTTGTTGACGGTGTTGGTGGTGGTGCATCGCACGTCTGCGGCCATGCTGCGAGGGCGGGTTGTGGTGTACATCGTGGGTGGGGCGTTGTTTTTGGCGTTTGTTGGGGCGCTGGCGATGTTGGATGCCGAGCGGGGTGCGCCGGGTGCGCATATTGATACGTATGGGGATGCGGTGTGGTGGGCGTTGGCGACGATGACGACGGTTGGGTATGGGGATGCGTATCCGGTGACTATGCATGGGCGTTTGATTGCCGCGGGCATGATGATTGGCGGTATTGCTTTGTTGGGTTCGGTGACTGCGTCGTTGGCGTCGTGGTTGACGGATCGGTTGGCGGTTCCTGATGAGGTGCGGGCTCGGTGGATGTGGCTCAGTTGA
- a CDS encoding MFS transporter, with product MYAVVFAALLLSFGRLGDAYGRRRLFLAGIALFTVSSITAGFASSPGALIASRAAQGVGGAMILPTTLSTVNALFRGRERAAAFGVWGAVMSGMAAVGPLLGGVLTEYVSWRWIFFVNIPIGAAIIMAGLRFVPEMRGEPGTGGADFLGGLSSALGFGLIVFGLIESQDLGWWSPKSVLQIGDLSWPATAPVSAAPVAIGVGVLLLGVFYVVERGRARSGRTGIIDLSLFAIPSFRWGNVAAAAVAVGEFALVFVLPLYLVMVLHESILTSGLVLAAMAVGAFVAGAQARHVSARFGAPKVVLLGLGLEVAGSATTALILGPQTSAWLIAAALVVYGVGLGFASAQLTSTVLLDVPTARSGTGSAVQSTVRQVGSALGTALAGSMLAAGLGDRGFGADPQTFSTATGWSIAVSAVFLLCGFVAALRVAAVASVEDGQAIPA from the coding sequence CTGTACGCCGTTGTTTTTGCTGCGCTCTTGTTGTCTTTTGGGCGGTTGGGCGATGCCTACGGGCGGCGTCGGCTTTTCCTTGCCGGTATCGCACTTTTCACGGTGAGCAGTATTACTGCTGGATTCGCTAGCAGTCCGGGTGCGCTTATTGCTTCTCGTGCTGCGCAAGGAGTCGGTGGCGCCATGATTTTGCCTACCACCTTGTCCACGGTGAATGCCCTTTTTCGTGGGCGGGAGCGGGCGGCTGCATTCGGGGTGTGGGGTGCTGTGATGTCCGGGATGGCCGCGGTCGGGCCATTGCTGGGTGGTGTTTTGACTGAGTATGTGTCGTGGCGGTGGATTTTCTTCGTGAATATTCCCATCGGGGCGGCGATCATCATGGCTGGGTTGCGCTTTGTTCCAGAGATGCGTGGGGAACCAGGCACAGGTGGGGCTGACTTTTTGGGTGGGCTTTCCAGCGCTTTGGGGTTTGGGTTGATTGTGTTCGGGCTGATCGAGTCCCAGGATTTGGGCTGGTGGTCTCCCAAGAGTGTTTTGCAGATTGGTGATCTGTCGTGGCCTGCCACGGCACCGGTTTCGGCAGCGCCGGTGGCGATTGGCGTGGGTGTTCTTCTCCTGGGTGTTTTTTATGTTGTGGAGCGCGGGCGTGCGCGCTCTGGCCGCACGGGGATTATTGATCTTTCTTTGTTCGCCATTCCTAGTTTCCGGTGGGGCAATGTTGCGGCGGCGGCGGTTGCAGTGGGTGAGTTCGCGCTGGTGTTTGTGCTTCCGCTGTATCTAGTGATGGTTTTGCATGAGTCGATTCTTACTTCGGGGTTGGTGCTAGCTGCCATGGCTGTGGGCGCTTTTGTGGCTGGGGCGCAGGCACGGCATGTGTCGGCCCGGTTTGGGGCACCGAAGGTTGTGTTGCTGGGGTTGGGTCTTGAGGTGGCGGGCTCTGCTACAACTGCGTTGATTCTTGGACCGCAGACATCGGCGTGGCTGATTGCAGCGGCGCTGGTGGTGTACGGCGTTGGCTTGGGGTTCGCTTCTGCGCAGTTGACTTCTACGGTGCTGCTGGATGTGCCGACTGCCCGTTCTGGTACTGGGTCGGCGGTGCAGAGCACGGTGCGGCAGGTCGGATCGGCGCTAGGTACAGCATTGGCGGGTTCGATGCTTGCTGCTGGGCTGGGTGATCGTGGTTTTGGGGCTGATCCGCAGACATTTTCGACGGCTACGGGGTGGTCTATTGCCGTCTCGGCCGTGTTTTTGCTGTGTGGTTTTGTAGCGGCTTTGCGGGTTGCCGCAGTGGCCAGTGTTGAGGATGGCCAGGCAATACCTGCGTGA
- a CDS encoding PTS sugar transporter subunit IIA, with protein MSRLKELLPIEAVNVNITAPDWRCAISEAGALLNATGTADPAYTDAMIATVDTHGPYIVIAPGFAFAHARPDSSVHHTGMSAIRLTHPVEFGNPDNDPVTLIVALAATDSDAHQQALAELAGLLSDPTRRAAIETATTATELHAALTTDPTSQPATPTPPTPVTPKIETPSTHENAIPSKGFILTVCGNGLGTSLFLKNTLESVLTTWGWDKYIRVEATDTISARGRAKEADVLLTSGAIAAALGEVGVPVVVIDDFTSSPQIDAALRYVYAV; from the coding sequence ATGTCACGCCTTAAAGAACTCCTCCCCATCGAAGCGGTCAACGTCAATATCACCGCACCCGACTGGCGCTGCGCCATTAGTGAGGCCGGAGCCCTCCTTAACGCCACCGGCACCGCAGACCCGGCCTACACCGACGCCATGATCGCCACCGTCGACACCCACGGCCCCTACATCGTCATCGCACCCGGCTTCGCGTTCGCCCACGCCCGCCCCGATAGCAGTGTCCACCACACCGGCATGTCCGCTATCCGACTCACTCACCCCGTCGAATTCGGCAACCCCGACAACGACCCCGTCACCCTCATCGTCGCCCTGGCTGCCACTGACAGCGACGCCCACCAACAAGCCCTCGCAGAACTGGCCGGACTCCTATCCGACCCCACCCGCCGTGCAGCAATCGAAACAGCAACAACCGCCACCGAACTACACGCCGCACTCACCACAGACCCCACCAGTCAGCCAGCCACACCAACCCCACCCACCCCCGTCACCCCCAAGATCGAAACCCCAAGCACACACGAAAACGCCATCCCCAGCAAAGGATTCATCCTCACCGTTTGCGGAAACGGCCTTGGAACCAGCCTGTTCCTCAAAAACACACTCGAAAGCGTCCTGACCACCTGGGGATGGGACAAATACATACGCGTAGAAGCAACCGACACCATCTCCGCTCGAGGCCGAGCCAAAGAAGCCGACGTACTGCTCACCTCAGGAGCCATCGCCGCAGCACTAGGCGAAGTAGGAGTGCCCGTCGTCGTCATCGACGACTTCACCTCATCCCCCCAAATCGACGCCGCCCTGCGCTACGTCTACGCAGTCTGA
- a CDS encoding DUF418 domain-containing protein has protein sequence MATPPAHRYPFLDTLRGFAIAGILFVNIPDITSLWHDVDAPINLTPDSLLHAFHATITGRFMPIFMILFGMSLTFIAHSARRRGRSPWIVLTRRLAALLLIGIAHQILYSGEVLGLYATVGLLLIPAILLASPLVLLALGVTLSLLAFVFADGGVAATPGVILLGAAAARYDIPAHLEHAGRRITIAATLTALASAAALWWQWQTPEDPRSTTAGAVAGMLTAMFYILALALLWQTPARNALRAVCEPLGRTAFTFYLTATPLVLVATNLLGLEKITDLRLAAVLAIVILALQHLLATLWLSRFPYGPLEWIWRRITWWGATPKVTHAK, from the coding sequence ATGGCCACCCCTCCCGCTCACCGCTACCCCTTTCTTGACACACTGCGAGGATTCGCCATCGCAGGCATCCTCTTCGTCAACATTCCCGACATCACCTCCCTCTGGCACGACGTAGATGCCCCCATCAATCTCACCCCCGACAGCCTGCTCCACGCATTCCACGCCACCATCACCGGTCGATTCATGCCAATCTTCATGATCCTCTTCGGAATGTCCCTCACCTTCATCGCGCACTCCGCGCGACGACGCGGTCGCTCACCATGGATCGTGCTCACGCGCCGACTCGCTGCCCTGCTACTCATCGGCATCGCCCACCAAATCCTCTACTCCGGAGAAGTACTCGGTCTTTACGCCACAGTGGGCCTACTCCTTATTCCAGCCATCCTTCTGGCTAGCCCCCTCGTGCTCCTCGCCCTCGGGGTAACTCTGAGCTTGCTCGCGTTTGTGTTCGCCGACGGGGGAGTGGCGGCCACCCCAGGAGTCATCCTCCTAGGTGCCGCCGCCGCGAGATATGACATACCAGCCCACCTCGAACACGCAGGCCGCCGAATCACGATCGCTGCCACCCTGACTGCTCTAGCCTCAGCTGCAGCACTGTGGTGGCAATGGCAAACCCCTGAAGACCCACGCTCCACCACCGCCGGCGCAGTCGCCGGGATGCTCACTGCCATGTTCTACATCCTTGCCCTGGCCTTGCTGTGGCAAACCCCAGCACGCAACGCGCTACGCGCAGTATGCGAACCGCTCGGGCGCACTGCATTCACCTTCTACCTCACTGCCACACCGCTGGTCCTAGTCGCAACCAACCTGCTCGGCCTGGAGAAAATCACCGACCTGCGCCTAGCAGCCGTCCTCGCCATCGTCATCCTTGCTTTGCAGCACCTTCTTGCCACGCTATGGCTATCGCGATTCCCCTACGGCCCACTGGAATGGATCTGGCGACGCATCACCTGGTGGGGAGCCACACCCAAAGTCACACACGCGAAATAA
- a CDS encoding DUF4184 family protein — protein MPVTFAHPAAVLPLLRTPIPFAALSIGAMIPDTPLFIPWIPITYDATHTLTGILTFDLIAASVLWYLWWALIRHPLVDATPEPLRRRIALTQQRPPLTLVALGSAIGAATHVIWDEFTHVGRWGAVTIPLLADTHAGLPGYKWAQYISGIGGLSALAIAAFILTLRAPAGPTVPRQHPYAALLVVALPVLAAAAATIVTALPVLASGGELRDLLYGAITRSALAATAALIAASAAWHLAVKKNRHAAIAP, from the coding sequence ATGCCGGTAACCTTCGCTCACCCCGCCGCCGTACTGCCACTGCTACGCACCCCCATCCCCTTCGCTGCTTTGAGCATCGGCGCAATGATTCCCGACACCCCCTTGTTTATCCCCTGGATACCCATCACATACGACGCCACCCACACGCTCACCGGCATCCTCACCTTTGACCTCATTGCAGCCAGTGTGCTCTGGTACCTCTGGTGGGCCCTCATTCGTCACCCTCTAGTTGATGCAACCCCCGAGCCGTTACGACGGAGAATCGCTCTCACCCAGCAACGCCCACCCCTAACTCTGGTCGCACTCGGATCTGCTATCGGTGCAGCAACCCACGTCATCTGGGACGAATTCACACACGTCGGCCGATGGGGAGCCGTAACAATTCCCCTCCTCGCCGATACTCACGCTGGACTCCCCGGATACAAATGGGCCCAATACATCAGCGGCATAGGCGGCCTGAGCGCACTAGCCATCGCCGCCTTCATTCTCACGCTGCGCGCACCCGCTGGCCCTACCGTGCCCCGCCAACACCCTTATGCAGCACTACTCGTAGTAGCCCTTCCCGTCCTGGCCGCAGCTGCCGCAACAATCGTCACCGCCCTACCCGTCCTCGCCTCCGGAGGTGAACTGCGCGACCTGCTCTACGGCGCCATCACTCGCTCGGCCCTCGCCGCAACAGCTGCCCTCATTGCCGCCTCAGCCGCATGGCACCTCGCCGTCAAGAAAAACCGCCACGCCGCCATCGCGCCCTAA
- a CDS encoding alpha-keto acid decarboxylase family protein has protein sequence MTSTYTIGDYLLDRLVELGITELFGVPGDYNLRFLDHVLNHEHIRWIGSGNELNAGYAADGYARVRGAGALLTTYGVGELSAANALAGSYAESVPVIHIVGAPRKEIQAAHQKLHHSLGTGDFKHFLRMASEISCASADLKAPNATWEIDRVLRTAIFEKKPGFLLLAADVAATPTERPTTPLELITQASTKAAEKAFEEAARTFLTGKKTAVLADIAVQRLGATEALSELLADTGLPVATLSWGKTLVDESAPNFAGIYVGSASEESVRSTIEDAQALITIGVDFTDNTTAGFSGNIDPARQLEIRRSISRVGQELFTPLSMERAIRILTSVLNDVQPQGMPLERPAESVTAEPTDDPLTQDMLWPLVANSFTEGNIVLADQGTSFFGMSGMRLPQGVAFIGQPMWGSIGYTLPAMLGAGLANPQRRPVLLIGDGAAQLTIQELGQIIRERVPAVIVLVNNDGYTVERMIHGKTAAYNDIPAWRWSQALEFFGADPKDSITITARTGTQMQQALEKAAANPNSLVLIEAITDAQDAPQLLHKIAAAL, from the coding sequence ATGACCTCCACGTACACCATCGGCGACTACCTCCTAGATCGCCTAGTCGAACTCGGCATCACCGAACTATTCGGCGTACCCGGCGACTACAACCTGCGATTCCTCGACCACGTCCTCAATCACGAACACATCCGATGGATCGGCTCCGGAAACGAACTCAACGCCGGATACGCCGCCGACGGGTACGCACGCGTCCGTGGCGCCGGAGCACTCCTGACCACCTACGGAGTCGGCGAACTCTCCGCAGCCAACGCCCTCGCCGGCTCCTACGCCGAATCAGTACCAGTCATCCACATCGTCGGAGCCCCCCGCAAAGAAATCCAAGCCGCACATCAAAAACTGCACCACTCACTGGGCACCGGAGACTTCAAACACTTCCTCCGCATGGCCAGCGAAATCAGCTGCGCCAGCGCCGACCTCAAAGCACCCAACGCAACATGGGAAATCGACCGCGTACTGCGCACCGCGATCTTCGAGAAAAAACCCGGCTTTCTCCTCCTGGCTGCAGACGTAGCAGCAACCCCCACCGAACGGCCAACAACCCCGCTTGAACTCATCACTCAAGCCTCCACCAAAGCAGCAGAAAAAGCATTCGAAGAAGCCGCACGAACCTTCCTCACCGGAAAGAAAACAGCAGTACTAGCCGACATTGCAGTCCAACGTCTCGGCGCCACCGAAGCCCTCAGCGAACTACTCGCCGACACGGGACTGCCCGTAGCCACCCTCAGCTGGGGAAAAACCCTCGTAGATGAATCTGCCCCCAACTTCGCAGGAATCTACGTCGGCTCAGCCTCCGAAGAATCAGTCCGCTCCACCATCGAAGACGCCCAAGCCCTCATTACCATCGGCGTCGACTTCACTGACAACACCACCGCCGGATTCAGCGGAAACATCGACCCAGCCCGCCAACTTGAAATACGACGATCAATAAGCCGAGTCGGCCAAGAACTCTTCACCCCCCTATCCATGGAACGGGCCATCCGCATCCTCACCAGCGTGCTCAACGACGTCCAACCGCAAGGCATGCCCCTGGAACGCCCAGCCGAATCTGTCACCGCCGAACCCACCGACGACCCCCTCACCCAAGACATGCTCTGGCCACTCGTGGCCAACTCATTCACCGAAGGAAACATCGTCCTCGCCGACCAAGGCACCAGCTTCTTCGGCATGTCAGGGATGCGCCTGCCACAAGGAGTCGCGTTCATCGGACAACCCATGTGGGGATCAATCGGCTACACCCTGCCAGCCATGCTCGGGGCCGGACTGGCCAACCCGCAGCGCCGACCCGTGCTACTCATCGGCGACGGCGCAGCCCAACTCACCATCCAAGAACTCGGACAAATCATCCGCGAACGCGTCCCCGCCGTGATCGTCCTCGTCAACAACGACGGATACACAGTTGAGCGGATGATCCACGGAAAAACAGCCGCCTACAACGACATCCCCGCATGGAGATGGAGCCAAGCGCTGGAATTCTTCGGCGCCGACCCGAAAGACTCCATAACCATCACCGCACGCACCGGCACCCAGATGCAACAAGCACTAGAAAAAGCCGCAGCCAACCCCAACTCACTCGTACTCATCGAAGCCATCACAGATGCCCAAGACGCTCCACAGCTACTACACAAAATCGCAGCAGCCCTGTAA
- a CDS encoding TetR/AcrR family transcriptional regulator: protein MPRITASTMREHRANVRATLIDTAEHIMRTDGSHALTAGAVTAAVGIARNSIYRYVDSVDDLRALVLERHLPSWLNAVNEAVTRAHTPAEQIDAWCRSNLEQAATTGHGWLMNITKNTPLTDGTRQAVAHAHRNTQDMLLTAWQHLTADDTQAQIGAELTRSMVDAGFRLLDRGMPAEHVITATLNATSRLHSSWPTPQHTQDQSVAP from the coding sequence ATGCCACGCATCACTGCCTCAACCATGCGCGAACACCGCGCAAACGTCCGCGCCACCCTTATCGACACAGCCGAACACATCATGCGCACCGATGGCAGTCACGCCCTCACCGCCGGAGCCGTCACCGCAGCAGTAGGAATCGCCCGCAACAGCATCTACCGCTACGTCGACTCCGTCGACGACCTGCGTGCACTCGTACTCGAACGCCACCTGCCTAGCTGGCTCAACGCCGTCAACGAAGCAGTCACCCGCGCCCACACCCCCGCCGAACAGATCGACGCCTGGTGCCGCAGCAACCTCGAACAAGCCGCCACCACCGGCCACGGTTGGCTCATGAACATCACCAAAAACACACCCCTCACTGACGGAACACGCCAGGCCGTAGCCCACGCCCACCGCAACACCCAAGACATGCTCCTGACCGCATGGCAACACCTCACCGCAGACGACACCCAGGCACAGATTGGCGCCGAACTCACCCGAAGCATGGTGGATGCAGGATTTCGCCTCCTCGACCGCGGCATGCCAGCCGAGCACGTCATCACAGCCACCCTGAATGCCACCAGCCGCCTCCACTCCAGCTGGCCAACCCCGCAGCACACACAAGATCAGTCAGTTGCGCCCTAG
- a CDS encoding PHP domain-containing protein yields the protein MSAADSLKPIDALRRIAFLLERSRSQTRRIEAFRRAATTILRTPEEEIRARTAAGTLTELPTIGKSTAAVISDCLAGRRPEYLTNLEKTAAGPLIEGGGDLLATMRGDLHCHSNWSDGGAPIEEMVATAIELGREYIALTDHSRNLRIAHGLSEQRLREQLDVVAAIGQALPRDDFRLLAGIEVDILDDGALDQDPELLDQVDVVVASVHSKLRMNADSMTQRMVTAVRNPRTSVLGHCTGRLVAGGRGQRPPSDFDAEAVFAACVEHGVAVEINSRPERQDPPDELIVLALDMGCLFSVNTDAHAPGQLDFLAYGCERAQRLGVPAERIVTTWPVDQLLAWLGRN from the coding sequence ATGTCTGCTGCCGATTCGCTCAAACCTATCGACGCCTTACGTCGAATTGCGTTCCTGCTGGAGCGCTCGCGCAGCCAGACCCGCCGGATTGAAGCTTTCCGCCGCGCAGCAACAACGATTCTGCGTACTCCTGAGGAGGAAATCCGCGCCCGTACCGCGGCAGGGACACTGACTGAGCTACCCACTATCGGGAAAAGCACAGCAGCTGTCATCTCGGACTGTTTAGCTGGCCGGCGCCCCGAATACCTCACGAACCTAGAGAAAACTGCTGCTGGGCCACTTATTGAAGGTGGCGGAGACCTTTTGGCAACCATGCGCGGTGACTTGCATTGTCATTCGAATTGGTCCGATGGTGGGGCCCCTATCGAGGAAATGGTTGCTACAGCGATAGAGCTTGGTCGTGAATACATCGCTCTTACTGATCATTCACGCAATCTGCGGATCGCGCATGGCCTTTCTGAGCAGCGACTGCGTGAACAGCTCGATGTGGTTGCGGCGATTGGTCAGGCGTTGCCGCGTGATGATTTTCGGTTACTGGCAGGGATTGAGGTCGACATCCTCGATGATGGCGCTCTTGATCAAGATCCTGAGCTTCTCGATCAGGTCGATGTGGTTGTTGCCTCGGTTCATTCCAAGCTGCGCATGAATGCTGATTCGATGACGCAGCGAATGGTGACGGCGGTGAGGAATCCGCGAACGAGCGTTCTTGGTCACTGCACGGGGCGGCTCGTGGCTGGCGGGCGGGGCCAGCGTCCGCCGAGTGATTTTGATGCTGAGGCTGTGTTCGCTGCCTGTGTTGAGCATGGGGTGGCTGTTGAAATTAATAGTCGCCCTGAACGGCAGGATCCTCCTGATGAGTTGATCGTGCTGGCTCTTGATATGGGGTGTTTGTTCTCGGTTAACACTGATGCTCATGCGCCTGGCCAGTTGGATTTTTTGGCTTATGGCTGTGAGCGGGCGCAGCGGCTGGGTGTTCCTGCTGAGCGGATTGTGACGACGTGGCCTGTGGATCAGTTGCTGGCGTGGCTAGGGCGCAACTGA
- a CDS encoding PTS ascorbate transporter subunit IIC, whose translation MNIIAATAQFIVNEILAVPAFLIGIITAVGLIAMKKSTGQIIAGALKATLGFLLIGAGANLVVNSLEPLGIMIQGALGAHGVVPTNEAIVGIAQKKFGAHVSWIMILGFVVALLLARLTPLRYVFLTGHHLLFMSTLITVVMMSSGIPAPIVVALGATLLGVLMVSLPALAHPWTRKITGDDSVAIGHFGTLGYIASGAVGRAVNGSGKSPSTEDVKVPESLRFLRDSMVATALSMVIMYLVVAVAFLLRTGEKTAFTAFEGGATNVGNYLMHSVTQGLQFGISVAVILFGVRTILGELIPAFQGIADKVVPGAIPALDCPIVFPYAQNAVLIGFIASFTGGLVALLSLGLWFGPTFGLALILPGLVPHFFTGGAAGVYGNATGGRRGAVAGAFVNGLLITFLPALLMKVLGDLGTANTTFGDTDFGWFGLIIGYGSRPGTVWGITVAALLALALLTAAIIVQRKLVDTHWDPAPARGNTPLAATPQATPPTSAPTANKYPKVLPPEGAPTPPPALK comes from the coding sequence ATGAACATCATCGCCGCCACAGCGCAATTCATCGTCAACGAAATCCTCGCCGTCCCCGCATTCCTCATCGGCATCATCACCGCCGTAGGACTCATCGCGATGAAAAAGTCCACAGGACAAATCATCGCCGGCGCCCTCAAAGCAACCCTCGGATTCCTCCTCATCGGCGCCGGAGCCAACCTCGTCGTCAACTCCCTGGAACCCCTCGGCATCATGATCCAAGGTGCACTCGGCGCCCACGGAGTGGTCCCCACCAACGAAGCAATCGTCGGCATCGCACAGAAAAAATTCGGCGCCCACGTCTCCTGGATCATGATCCTCGGATTCGTCGTAGCACTCCTGCTGGCACGCCTGACACCCCTGCGCTACGTCTTCCTCACCGGACACCACCTGCTCTTCATGTCCACACTCATCACCGTCGTCATGATGTCCTCCGGAATCCCCGCCCCCATCGTCGTAGCCCTCGGCGCAACCCTTCTGGGCGTCCTCATGGTCTCCCTACCCGCCCTCGCGCACCCCTGGACCCGCAAAATCACCGGCGATGACTCAGTAGCAATCGGACACTTCGGCACCCTGGGCTACATCGCCTCCGGCGCAGTAGGCCGCGCAGTCAACGGCTCAGGAAAAAGCCCCTCCACCGAAGACGTCAAAGTCCCCGAATCGCTCCGATTCCTCCGCGACTCCATGGTCGCCACCGCACTATCCATGGTGATCATGTACCTCGTCGTCGCCGTAGCCTTCCTGCTACGCACCGGCGAAAAAACTGCCTTCACCGCCTTCGAAGGCGGCGCAACCAACGTCGGCAACTACCTCATGCACTCGGTCACCCAAGGTCTACAGTTCGGCATCTCCGTAGCAGTCATCCTCTTCGGTGTGCGTACCATCCTGGGAGAACTCATCCCCGCCTTCCAAGGCATCGCAGATAAAGTTGTCCCCGGCGCAATCCCCGCGCTCGACTGCCCCATCGTCTTCCCCTACGCCCAAAACGCCGTCCTGATCGGCTTCATCGCAAGCTTCACCGGAGGGCTCGTCGCGCTCCTATCCCTAGGACTATGGTTCGGTCCCACCTTCGGCCTGGCTCTCATCCTCCCCGGCCTGGTGCCCCACTTCTTCACCGGCGGCGCCGCAGGCGTATACGGCAACGCAACAGGTGGGCGCCGAGGCGCAGTCGCCGGCGCATTCGTCAACGGCCTACTCATCACCTTCCTGCCCGCCCTGCTCATGAAAGTACTGGGCGACCTCGGCACCGCAAACACCACATTCGGTGACACCGACTTCGGCTGGTTCGGCCTCATCATCGGCTACGGCTCCCGCCCGGGCACCGTATGGGGAATCACCGTCGCCGCGCTCCTAGCGCTAGCACTGCTCACCGCAGCAATCATCGTGCAGCGCAAACTCGTCGACACCCACTGGGACCCCGCCCCCGCCCGAGGGAACACCCCACTGGCTGCCACCCCACAAGCAACCCCACCCACCAGTGCCCCCACCGCCAACAAGTACCCGAAAGTTCTTCCCCCCGAAGGTGCCCCCACGCCACCACCAGCGCTCAAGTAA